In Allocoprobacillus halotolerans, a genomic segment contains:
- a CDS encoding V0D/AC39 family V-type ATPase subunit: MSSFSSNAILAKARSMYSRRLTEQNYEELLKRRSINDLVAYLKSETAYSGILADLKEVNIHRGQLETLLNKEIFLRLDRLMRFASKKELAFYRLGVMELEIQLILTKARLIVSDYYTGYEIEIPDYLNKYASFDLYGLLAINDYDSLLFLLKGTKYYSTLLKYKPEEDERFDSNLLELELKHIYYAEYVDVVNKLYKGKKRKDLLTMINTSIELQNITKIYRLKKYFNATPDQIRETLFMEYSRIPKSVMFELIETKDASEFLRKLSESPYKLYIDDHEFVYIEYYTEKIRYNLARRFMRFSTDSALVYMTYKIVYQVEIDNLKHIIEGLRYGEAPSQIEAMLIY; this comes from the coding sequence ATGAGTTCTTTTTCATCAAATGCGATTCTAGCAAAAGCACGCTCTATGTATTCACGTAGATTAACAGAGCAAAATTATGAAGAGCTTTTGAAAAGAAGAAGCATTAATGATTTAGTTGCTTATTTAAAAAGCGAAACAGCTTATAGTGGTATATTAGCTGATTTAAAAGAAGTCAATATTCATCGTGGTCAATTAGAAACTTTATTGAATAAAGAAATATTTCTAAGACTTGATCGTTTGATGCGGTTTGCTTCTAAAAAGGAATTAGCATTTTATCGCTTAGGTGTGATGGAATTAGAGATTCAGTTGATTTTGACAAAAGCCAGATTAATTGTATCTGATTACTACACAGGGTATGAAATTGAAATTCCGGATTATTTAAATAAATATGCTAGTTTTGATCTCTATGGTTTATTAGCTATTAATGATTATGATAGTTTGTTATTTTTATTAAAAGGAACAAAGTATTATAGTACATTATTGAAATATAAACCTGAAGAAGATGAAAGATTTGATTCAAACTTATTAGAGTTAGAATTAAAACATATTTATTATGCTGAGTATGTTGATGTCGTTAATAAGCTGTATAAAGGAAAAAAACGTAAAGATTTATTAACAATGATCAATACATCTATAGAGTTACAGAATATTACAAAGATATATCGTCTAAAGAAATATTTCAATGCAACTCCAGATCAAATTAGAGAAACATTATTTATGGAATATAGTCGTATTCCAAAAAGTGTTATGTTTGAGCTTATTGAAACAAAGGATGCCAGTGAGTTTTTAAGAAAATTATCTGAGTCACCTTATAAATTATATATTGATGATCATGAATTTGTGTATATTGAATACTATACAGAGAAAATCAGATATAATTTAGCACGACGTTTCATGAGATTTTCAACAGACAGTGCATTGGTTTATATGACATATAAAATTGTATATCAAGTAGAAATTGATAATCTTAAACATATTATTGAAGGTTTAAGATATGGAGAGGCACCGAG
- a CDS encoding GNAT family N-acetyltransferase, with amino-acid sequence MDEQGIQQWNIINYEQVFPLSYYQQMQQDGHLFVLTNHHQIICGVVLKETDENWDNQDSALYISRFISQLHVHAGSSCLKYIEDYAKELGKHYLRLDSADDNIKLAKYYESLGFEAMGTCQEGPYHGILRQKKIV; translated from the coding sequence ATGGATGAACAAGGAATCCAACAATGGAATATCATAAATTATGAGCAAGTCTTTCCTTTATCTTATTATCAACAAATGCAACAAGATGGACATCTCTTTGTTTTAACAAATCATCATCAAATCATTTGTGGCGTTGTTTTAAAAGAAACAGATGAAAATTGGGACAATCAAGACTCTGCTCTTTATATTTCACGTTTTATCAGTCAACTACATGTTCATGCTGGTTCTAGCTGTTTAAAATATATTGAAGACTATGCGAAAGAACTTGGCAAACACTATTTAAGGCTTGATAGTGCTGATGATAATATCAAATTAGCTAAGTACTATGAAAGTCTTGGTTTTGAAGCAATGGGAACATGTCAGGAAGGACCCTATCATGGTATTTTAAGACAAAAAAAGATTGTTTAA
- a CDS encoding formate/nitrite transporter family protein, whose protein sequence is MIGDIETLCKLATIKLNLMKNDPKRFFVRAFMAGAYLGLAAILSYTLGAMLSDHNVVGKIAVAASFGIGLVAIVYLGAELFTGNCFVTIMPVLRGDVKIKDIVPMWIVCYVGNMIGIALICFLFIKSGAQETIMTPYLKGIMESKLNFDVMELLIKGILCNFVVCVAAYSGVKIKDETARLIVIMILVMTFVLPGFEHCIANGGIFTMGMTQLGSAIDWSMLPLHMLISTLGNIIGGSVLLAVPIYIMFRTVKTK, encoded by the coding sequence ATGATTGGTGATATTGAAACACTTTGTAAATTAGCAACTATTAAATTAAATTTAATGAAAAATGATCCAAAACGTTTTTTTGTAAGAGCCTTTATGGCAGGAGCTTATTTGGGTTTGGCTGCAATTTTGTCTTATACTTTAGGAGCTATGCTAAGTGATCATAATGTAGTTGGAAAAATTGCAGTGGCTGCTTCTTTTGGAATTGGGCTTGTTGCGATTGTTTATTTAGGGGCAGAATTATTTACTGGAAATTGTTTTGTGACAATTATGCCAGTATTAAGAGGCGATGTGAAAATCAAAGACATTGTCCCAATGTGGATTGTTTGTTATGTTGGGAATATGATTGGGATTGCCTTGATTTGTTTCTTATTTATTAAAAGTGGTGCCCAAGAAACCATTATGACTCCTTATTTAAAAGGAATTATGGAATCAAAGCTGAATTTTGATGTGATGGAATTATTAATTAAAGGAATCTTATGTAACTTTGTTGTATGTGTGGCTGCTTATTCAGGTGTCAAGATTAAAGATGAAACAGCTAGATTAATTGTCATTATGATCTTGGTTATGACATTTGTTTTACCAGGATTTGAACACTGTATTGCAAATGGTGGGATTTTTACAATGGGAATGACACAACTTGGTAGTGCCATTGATTGGTCAATGCTGCCTTTACATATGTTGATTTCAACACTTGGTAATATTATTGGTGGAAGTGTTCTTCTAGCTGTTCCTATTTATATTATGTTTAGAACTGTAAAAACAAAATAA
- a CDS encoding phosphate ABC transporter substrate-binding protein: protein MKKFGILIGIVLVCLCFSSFLVNADIETKKISLNGSTSMEKMINALKEGMDDQYPELLIEPQFTGSSAGIEAVFSGTAQIGNSSRYLKDTEKEKGLIENIVAIDAIVIVTDKHNQVNNLTTQQLIDIYKGKIRNWKEVGGQDLPIVVIGRESGSGTRSAFEEILELEEQCQYANEVNESGPIIAKAQSIPGAIGYVSLDVVDESVKTLAINGVKANETTIQNGQYSLQRPFVMATQGEISKQNEEVQKLFQFIASEDGQKIIRAVGLVPTTNEMSY, encoded by the coding sequence ATGAAAAAGTTTGGAATATTAATTGGTATTGTTTTGGTTTGTTTATGTTTTTCAAGTTTTTTAGTTAATGCTGATATAGAAACAAAGAAAATCAGTTTAAATGGTTCAACATCAATGGAAAAAATGATCAATGCTTTAAAAGAAGGCATGGATGATCAATATCCTGAATTATTAATTGAACCACAATTTACAGGTTCAAGTGCAGGCATTGAAGCTGTTTTTAGTGGAACAGCACAAATTGGAAATTCTTCTCGTTATTTAAAAGATACTGAAAAAGAAAAAGGTTTGATTGAAAATATTGTAGCGATTGATGCGATTGTGATTGTCACTGACAAACACAATCAAGTCAATAATCTAACAACACAACAATTAATTGATATTTATAAAGGAAAGATTCGTAACTGGAAAGAAGTGGGTGGTCAGGATTTACCCATTGTGGTGATTGGTCGTGAATCAGGCTCTGGAACACGTAGTGCCTTTGAAGAAATCTTAGAGCTTGAAGAACAATGTCAATACGCTAATGAAGTTAATGAATCAGGACCCATTATTGCGAAAGCTCAATCGATCCCTGGGGCAATTGGTTATGTATCTTTAGATGTCGTGGATGAATCAGTTAAAACATTAGCGATTAATGGTGTAAAAGCTAATGAAACAACTATTCAAAATGGTCAATATTCTTTACAAAGACCATTTGTTATGGCAACACAAGGAGAAATCTCAAAACAAAATGAAGAAGTTCAAAAACTTTTTCAATTTATCGCAAGTGAAGATGGACAAAAAATCATTCGCGCTGTGGGGCTTGTCCCTACAACAAATGAAATGTCTTATTGA
- a CDS encoding ECF transporter S component, which produces MKKKTKIQMVVIMGIVFNVLGAFIAMTFSIPFYMDSIGTILVAGLLGPKYAMLTGVLGSLTSGITFDIYSFYYAPVQLLTGFFAGYLYHGKWLTGWRTPIGSLLVGIPTSLLSACITAALFNGITSGASSTFVVVFHHLGMPLVLSILIVQVFTDYMDKFFAVCLTKAIIERGHLYEKWGIAWKDTAVLKTNAKEKSFF; this is translated from the coding sequence ATGAAAAAGAAAACAAAGATTCAAATGGTTGTGATTATGGGAATTGTTTTTAATGTGCTTGGTGCTTTTATTGCCATGACATTTTCTATCCCATTCTACATGGATTCAATTGGAACCATCTTAGTTGCAGGACTTTTAGGTCCTAAGTATGCAATGTTGACTGGAGTACTTGGCAGTTTAACAAGTGGTATAACATTTGATATATACTCCTTCTATTATGCTCCGGTGCAATTATTAACAGGTTTCTTTGCCGGTTATTTGTATCATGGCAAATGGTTAACAGGATGGCGCACACCAATTGGTTCATTGCTTGTTGGGATTCCTACATCCTTATTGAGTGCCTGTATTACAGCGGCTTTATTCAATGGAATCACTTCTGGTGCCAGTAGCACTTTTGTAGTTGTATTCCATCATTTAGGAATGCCACTTGTATTAAGTATCTTAATAGTACAAGTCTTTACAGATTATATGGATAAGTTTTTTGCTGTATGTCTGACAAAGGCTATTATTGAAAGAGGACATCTTTATGAGAAATGGGGGATAGCATGGAAAGATACAGCCGTATTGAAAACAAATGCCAAAGAGAAATCGTTCTTTTAA
- a CDS encoding radical SAM protein, which yields MERYSRIENKCQREIVLLKARPCAWSKCTFCDYIEDNSTCHDEMVRINEDVLSRVTGEYGVLEVIDSASIFELPQITLQNIKQIIQDKHIHTLFIEAHWIYRHRIQEIRDFFGIRTIIKIGIETFDDNFRNRVLNKNATFQSIEELKKYFDSPCLMVGIKGQTKEMIQKDIEILVNHFQHGTINIYRNNSTPIKRDDALVQWFMQNYAYLQDDPRYDFLCEPTDFGVGD from the coding sequence ATGGAAAGATACAGCCGTATTGAAAACAAATGCCAAAGAGAAATCGTTCTTTTAAAAGCTAGACCATGTGCCTGGTCAAAATGTACATTTTGTGATTATATTGAAGATAATTCAACCTGCCATGATGAAATGGTTCGTATCAATGAAGACGTTTTAAGTCGTGTGACAGGTGAATATGGAGTATTGGAAGTGATTGATTCTGCAAGTATTTTTGAACTTCCACAAATAACCCTTCAAAACATTAAACAAATCATTCAAGATAAACATATTCATACATTATTTATCGAAGCACATTGGATTTATCGTCATCGTATTCAAGAAATTAGAGATTTCTTTGGGATTCGTACCATCATTAAAATTGGTATTGAAACTTTTGATGATAATTTTAGAAATCGTGTTTTAAACAAAAATGCAACGTTTCAAAGTATTGAAGAATTAAAAAAATATTTTGATTCTCCATGTTTAATGGTTGGTATCAAAGGGCAAACCAAAGAAATGATTCAAAAAGATATAGAGATATTGGTCAATCATTTCCAACATGGAACAATCAATATCTATCGTAACAATTCCACACCAATTAAACGTGATGATGCATTAGTTCAATGGTTTATGCAAAACTATGCTTACTTACAAGACGATCCACGTTATGATTTTTTATGTGAACCGACTGATTTTGGAGTTGGAGATTAA
- a CDS encoding GNAT family N-acetyltransferase yields the protein MRLDEIDDIDLIEPIRLQTVNILYNEDDGIIMLEKESQSLMISMTNMEKLKSLFSLYHLDQYDLYDVKQKEIVDLLLHEYHKKDVFACYQAVYPFKTYIDFALPHDVSIQPLTLQYLDEVYQIYHHLSDRDYLQDRIEQQAMWGLFVKNELAGFIGIHKEGSMGILEIKKNYQRQGYGYLLEAYLINHLLKQGKVPFCQVVVGNNASLALQRKLNMRLSSRYSYWVFDE from the coding sequence ATGAGATTAGATGAAATTGATGATATAGATTTGATAGAACCCATACGTTTACAAACAGTTAATATTTTATATAATGAAGATGATGGCATTATTATGTTGGAAAAAGAAAGTCAGTCTTTAATGATTTCTATGACAAATATGGAAAAATTGAAATCATTGTTTTCACTCTATCATTTAGATCAGTATGATTTATATGATGTTAAACAAAAAGAAATTGTAGATTTATTACTTCATGAATATCATAAAAAAGATGTGTTTGCTTGTTATCAGGCTGTTTATCCATTCAAAACATATATTGATTTTGCTTTGCCTCATGATGTTTCTATTCAACCTTTGACTTTACAATATTTAGATGAAGTTTATCAGATTTATCATCATTTGAGTGATAGAGATTATTTACAAGATCGTATTGAACAACAAGCTATGTGGGGTTTATTTGTGAAAAATGAGTTGGCTGGTTTTATAGGAATACATAAAGAGGGGAGCATGGGTATTTTAGAAATCAAGAAAAACTATCAACGTCAAGGCTATGGTTATTTATTAGAAGCTTATTTAATCAATCATTTATTAAAACAAGGCAAAGTACCTTTTTGTCAAGTTGTGGTAGGAAATAATGCTTCATTAGCCCTGCAAAGAAAATTAAATATGCGTCTATCATCCCGTTATTCTTATTGGGTTTTTGATGAATAA
- a CDS encoding ABC transporter permease, with protein sequence MILLIMTSLSVGAILGLFVKTQAKLTMLSQLVFLPSLILSGIMFPSSLLPSLLENLGKLFPATWGYRMLIDNKIGPYYLFILLVIFLFSLLICWGCLKKKRCYFLFQNDIITRGDDDEIR encoded by the coding sequence TTGATATTATTAATTATGACATCATTAAGTGTCGGAGCTATTTTAGGATTGTTTGTCAAAACTCAAGCAAAACTAACCATGCTCAGTCAACTTGTCTTTTTACCATCACTGATTTTATCAGGCATTATGTTTCCATCATCTTTGTTACCAAGCTTATTAGAAAATCTTGGAAAATTATTTCCTGCCACTTGGGGATATCGTATGTTGATAGATAATAAGATTGGTCCATATTATCTATTCATTTTATTAGTGATATTTTTATTCTCTTTACTCATTTGTTGGGGATGCTTAAAAAAGAAGCGTTGTTACTTTTTATTTCAAAATGATATAATAACAAGAGGTGATGATGATGAGATTAGATGA
- a CDS encoding ABC transporter ATP-binding protein, with protein MNTIVEVSHLNKYYGSYHVLKDVSFNVKAGEIFGLLGMNGAGKTTSLECIEGFLKYDSGHISTKGHMAIQLQNESLPAYIKVSEALTLFSKWKKVSLSHRLLQSLGIIFIMSKQYQQLSTGQKRRLHLALALIKQPNLLILDEPTAGLDVAGRLALHDTIRTLQKQGVTIILASHDMSEVESLCQRIGILKEGQLVF; from the coding sequence ATGAACACGATCGTTGAAGTTTCTCATTTAAATAAATATTATGGGTCCTATCATGTTTTAAAAGATGTGTCTTTCAATGTGAAGGCAGGAGAAATATTTGGTTTACTTGGAATGAATGGGGCTGGTAAAACAACATCTTTAGAATGTATCGAAGGCTTTTTAAAATATGATAGTGGACATATTTCTACCAAAGGACATATGGCAATTCAGCTTCAAAATGAATCATTACCAGCTTATATAAAAGTGAGTGAAGCCTTAACCTTGTTTAGTAAATGGAAAAAAGTATCACTTTCCCATCGGTTATTACAATCATTAGGAATTATATTCATCATGTCTAAACAATATCAACAACTTTCAACTGGACAAAAAAGACGTTTACATTTAGCTTTGGCTTTAATCAAACAACCTAATCTTTTAATTTTAGATGAACCAACAGCAGGTTTAGATGTTGCTGGACGTTTGGCTTTACATGACACAATTCGTACCTTACAAAAACAAGGTGTGACCATTATTTTAGCAAGTCATGATATGAGTGAAGTGGAAAGTCTTTGTCAACGCATTGGTATCTTAAAAGAAGGACAACTTGTTTTTTAG
- a CDS encoding MerR family transcriptional regulator has protein sequence MDKDYMTIGELAKKMKTTVRTLQFYDQKGLLIPSMQSDGKRRLYTYQDMVQLHQIQSLKSLGFSLDEIKNQLEVLDTPEKVEKALSHQALLIQEKIQQLTKTLSDIKTLKEEVIQMQSVNFKTYADIIVNLQMNNENYWVIKYFDEQTLDYLRRRFNKDSGLSFIEKFTQISQKVLELKNQGVDPLDERVQVLAKQFWQMVEEFTNGDMSMLPQLMKFNELDDQHEWAQQQNQVNAYLQPALGLYFQKAGIQLGDE, from the coding sequence ATGGACAAAGATTATATGACTATTGGAGAACTGGCAAAAAAGATGAAAACAACAGTGAGAACTTTGCAATTTTATGATCAAAAAGGATTGCTGATACCATCTATGCAAAGTGATGGCAAACGACGTTTATATACTTATCAAGATATGGTGCAATTACATCAAATTCAATCTTTAAAGTCATTAGGTTTTTCGTTAGATGAAATTAAAAATCAGTTAGAAGTTTTAGATACACCAGAAAAAGTAGAAAAAGCCTTAAGTCATCAGGCTTTGTTAATTCAAGAAAAGATTCAACAGTTAACTAAAACTTTATCAGATATAAAGACTTTAAAAGAAGAAGTGATTCAAATGCAAAGTGTGAATTTTAAAACATATGCGGATATTATTGTCAATTTACAGATGAATAATGAAAATTATTGGGTGATTAAATATTTTGATGAACAGACATTGGATTATTTACGTCGACGTTTTAATAAGGATAGTGGCTTAAGTTTTATTGAGAAATTTACACAAATCAGTCAAAAAGTTTTAGAACTGAAAAATCAAGGTGTTGATCCATTGGATGAACGTGTGCAAGTTTTAGCTAAACAATTTTGGCAAATGGTTGAAGAATTTACAAATGGGGATATGAGCATGTTACCTCAGTTAATGAAATTCAATGAACTTGATGATCAACATGAATGGGCACAACAACAAAATCAGGTGAATGCTTATTTACAGCCTGCTTTAGGTTTATATTTTCAAAAAGCAGGGATTCAGTTAGGAGATGAATAA
- a CDS encoding HAD-IIB family hydrolase has product MKLLASDFDNTLWFQDHMKKEDIEAIQDFQKQGHLFGICTGRSLSGILRPSKPFGVNYDFYILLSGGLVLNKEHQPLFESQIPIALVKEIYEFTHQQNISLVCHDTTYHLNTQFDDYAFDHEIHSFDEFPYDYVQSFSFHYQENKMNLAKEMTQKIKNKFGKHIEAYQNNQHIDLAMKGCSKGHGTKIIQDYFHLSNDDVYGIGDNYNDLPMLDAIEHSYTFDYAPDDVKKHAQKIVSQLSECIFDMIK; this is encoded by the coding sequence ATGAAGTTATTAGCGAGTGATTTTGATAATACCTTATGGTTTCAAGACCATATGAAAAAAGAAGATATTGAAGCTATTCAAGATTTTCAAAAACAAGGACATTTATTTGGTATTTGTACAGGGAGAAGTTTAAGTGGTATTTTACGTCCTTCAAAACCTTTTGGAGTCAATTATGATTTTTATATTTTATTAAGTGGTGGTTTGGTTTTAAATAAAGAACATCAACCTCTTTTTGAAAGTCAGATTCCGATTGCTTTAGTGAAAGAGATTTATGAATTTACACATCAACAAAACATTTCTTTAGTATGTCATGATACAACTTATCATCTTAATACGCAATTTGATGATTATGCTTTTGATCATGAAATTCATTCTTTTGATGAATTTCCTTATGACTATGTGCAATCTTTTTCTTTCCATTACCAAGAAAATAAAATGAATTTGGCTAAAGAAATGACACAAAAGATTAAAAACAAGTTTGGTAAACATATTGAAGCCTATCAAAATAATCAACATATTGATTTAGCCATGAAAGGCTGTTCAAAAGGTCATGGTACGAAGATTATTCAAGACTATTTTCATTTATCCAATGATGATGTTTATGGTATTGGTGACAATTATAATGATTTACCAATGTTAGATGCAATTGAACATAGCTATACATTTGATTATGCACCTGATGATGTCAAAAAACATGCCCAAAAGATTGTTTCACAGCTATCTGAATGTATTTTTGATATGATAAAATAA
- a CDS encoding homoserine dehydrogenase, which translates to MKIGVIGLGTVGFGVVEILTQQKDRLEKLIQEEVTIKYGCALDQVTLPDSIIYTQDFHDILNDDEVDVVVELIGGTTIAKTIILEALKKGKHVVTANKALIAHDGQEIFETAAKHHVKIYYEAAVGGGIPVVVPAKEDLVANEIEKIEGILNGTTNFILTLMETDNLDFQEALTIADGLGYVEADASLDLDGIDAAHKICILAMNAFEIFFDFEKIQCTGIRQVTKKDIDYAKKLGYRIKLIAQAKKLEQGYGIDVSPTLIGIKDIVANVNQAYNVVEVTCNYLENVIFYGKGAGRYVTASAVVSDIIKTHQPTMWQHQYNHVENIYPITYSKYYIRCDHPLDIDYEMYYSQDHDHIYITNPIELDVLKQQLQDETYNLLKVRG; encoded by the coding sequence ATGAAGATTGGTGTCATTGGTTTAGGAACCGTTGGATTTGGTGTCGTAGAAATTTTAACACAACAAAAAGATAGATTAGAAAAATTAATACAAGAAGAAGTTACTATTAAATATGGTTGTGCTTTAGATCAGGTGACATTGCCTGATAGCATTATCTACACCCAAGATTTCCATGATATATTAAATGATGATGAAGTGGATGTTGTGGTTGAATTAATTGGTGGCACAACAATTGCTAAAACGATTATTTTAGAAGCTTTGAAAAAAGGCAAACATGTGGTAACTGCCAATAAGGCTTTGATTGCCCATGATGGACAGGAAATCTTTGAAACAGCTGCTAAACATCATGTGAAAATCTATTATGAAGCCGCTGTTGGTGGAGGAATTCCAGTCGTTGTACCAGCAAAAGAAGATTTGGTAGCTAATGAAATTGAAAAAATTGAAGGGATTTTAAATGGAACAACGAACTTTATTTTAACTTTAATGGAAACAGATAATTTGGATTTTCAAGAAGCTTTAACCATTGCAGATGGCTTAGGTTATGTCGAAGCAGATGCCAGCTTGGATTTAGATGGTATTGATGCAGCTCATAAGATATGTATTCTAGCGATGAATGCTTTTGAAATTTTCTTTGATTTTGAAAAGATTCAATGCACTGGTATTCGTCAAGTCACAAAGAAAGATATAGATTATGCAAAAAAATTAGGTTATCGCATTAAATTGATTGCGCAAGCGAAAAAATTAGAACAAGGATATGGTATTGATGTTTCTCCTACATTAATTGGTATAAAAGACATTGTTGCCAATGTTAATCAAGCATATAATGTAGTAGAAGTCACTTGTAATTATTTAGAAAATGTGATTTTCTATGGAAAAGGTGCTGGACGTTATGTCACTGCCAGTGCTGTTGTTAGTGATATTATCAAAACTCATCAACCAACGATGTGGCAGCATCAATATAACCATGTAGAAAACATTTATCCAATTACATATTCTAAATATTATATTCGTTGTGATCATCCTTTAGATATTGATTATGAAATGTATTACTCTCAAGATCATGATCATATCTATATTACAAATCCAATTGAGCTTGATGTTTTAAAACAACAGCTTCAAGATGAAACCTATAATTTATTGAAAGTAAGGGGTTAA
- a CDS encoding aspartate kinase, whose product MKIIVQKFGGTSTRSIETREHMYKNIIREHDKGNKVVAVVSAMGRYDDPYATDTLLSIVHTNQLTDEEIDRLTSIGETISTLVVKSELANKGYIVETVTNAELGILTDSHHLNATITTVEGKHILEKLNKADIVICPGFQGYSQNGKITTLGRGGSDLSAVAIGVAIDANEVEIYSDVNGIYTADPRIVPDAMKLNYISYSEMLELSKNGAKVLNHRCVQLAAKHGIVIHARSSFDESKGTYVLGDEKIMKEHLNQFIISGITGSQNEARITLVGVDAKVNGAGELFEKIANANVNVNVFSQALVGGGRMDISLIINDKDVPAVVEVINDLKETLQAKKTIVRGNIGKVAVIGVGIKNNKGMFQKVYNTLMSHDINVEMTSCSEINISCYIDRDDVKRAQVLLHEAFLG is encoded by the coding sequence ATGAAAATTATTGTTCAAAAATTTGGTGGAACCTCAACACGTAGTATTGAAACACGTGAACATATGTATAAAAATATTATTCGTGAACATGATAAGGGCAATAAAGTAGTCGCTGTTGTAAGTGCGATGGGACGTTATGATGATCCTTATGCGACAGATACCCTTTTATCCATTGTTCATACCAATCAATTAACTGATGAAGAAATTGATCGTTTAACAAGTATTGGTGAAACCATTTCTACACTTGTGGTCAAAAGTGAACTGGCAAATAAAGGCTATATCGTAGAAACCGTAACCAATGCTGAACTTGGTATATTAACGGATTCCCATCACTTAAATGCAACCATTACAACGGTTGAAGGGAAACATATCTTAGAAAAATTAAACAAAGCTGATATTGTTATTTGTCCTGGTTTTCAGGGATATTCGCAAAATGGTAAAATTACAACCTTAGGTCGAGGAGGTAGTGATTTATCAGCGGTTGCGATTGGTGTGGCGATTGATGCTAATGAAGTTGAAATATATAGCGATGTCAACGGTATTTATACAGCAGATCCACGTATTGTTCCTGATGCAATGAAACTAAATTATATCAGTTATTCGGAAATGCTGGAACTTTCTAAAAATGGAGCGAAAGTTTTAAATCATCGTTGTGTACAACTCGCAGCGAAACATGGTATTGTGATTCATGCAAGAAGTTCTTTTGATGAAAGCAAGGGAACATATGTTTTAGGAGATGAAAAAATTATGAAAGAACACTTAAATCAATTTATTATATCTGGTATTACAGGTTCCCAAAACGAAGCGAGAATTACGCTTGTGGGTGTGGATGCGAAAGTCAATGGAGCCGGTGAACTTTTTGAAAAGATTGCTAATGCGAATGTCAATGTCAATGTTTTTAGTCAGGCTTTAGTTGGTGGTGGAAGAATGGATATTTCTTTAATTATCAATGATAAAGATGTGCCTGCTGTGGTTGAAGTCATTAATGATTTAAAGGAAACTTTACAGGCAAAGAAAACAATTGTCAGAGGAAATATTGGAAAAGTGGCTGTCATTGGTGTGGGTATTAAAAACAATAAAGGTATGTTCCAAAAAGTTTATAATACTTTAATGAGTCATGACATTAATGTCGAAATGACTTCTTGTAGTGAAATCAATATTTCTTGTTATATTGATAGAGATGATGTCAAACGTGCGCAAGTGTTATTACATGAAGCGTTCTTAGGTTAG